One Aquisediminimonas profunda genomic region harbors:
- a CDS encoding class I SAM-dependent methyltransferase has product MTAPSAGLTSKMRVRRWLGPWAIFFKGFIKHPVMVGSIIPSTDTLIAHMLSRVEWHNTRLFVEYGPGVGTFAPHVLKRLSPDATYVAIDTNPDFIEYLSATIADSRFRPILGSAADVEQIVRDSGFDHADYVLSGLPFSTLPAGVGPSIAAATARILRPGGAFLVYQFRAKVRDFIDPYFKRIDQGMEYWNVPPCCLFWAWKD; this is encoded by the coding sequence ATGACCGCCCCTTCTGCCGGATTGACTTCGAAAATGCGCGTTCGCCGGTGGCTCGGGCCGTGGGCAATATTTTTCAAGGGTTTTATCAAGCACCCGGTTATGGTCGGGTCGATCATTCCTTCAACCGATACGCTCATTGCGCATATGCTGAGCCGGGTTGAGTGGCACAATACCCGGCTTTTTGTCGAATATGGACCAGGTGTGGGCACTTTCGCGCCTCATGTCCTCAAGCGCCTCTCTCCGGATGCCACCTATGTAGCCATCGACACCAACCCGGACTTCATCGAATATCTATCTGCCACCATAGCAGACAGTCGCTTTCGCCCTATTCTCGGGTCCGCTGCAGACGTCGAGCAGATCGTCCGCGATAGTGGCTTTGATCACGCCGATTATGTTTTGTCCGGACTGCCGTTCTCTACCTTGCCAGCGGGTGTCGGGCCCTCAATTGCGGCGGCAACTGCGCGCATTTTGCGTCCTGGTGGCGCCTTTCTCGTTTACCAATTTCGCGCCAAGGTCCGTGACTTCATTGATCCCTATTTCAAGCGGATCGATCAAGGCATGGAGTATTGGAATGTTCCGCCCTGCTGCCTCTTCTGGGCATGGAAGGACTAG